In one window of Pseudomonas benzenivorans DNA:
- a CDS encoding DUF2149 domain-containing protein codes for MSRRWRSSRFAAGDDDPLGPLANLVDVVLVFACGLIAALVAQTDLLTRLEARRQPLPVERGRELPALPDSLKGQGGEGLESVGQVYRDPQTGKLILIGQ; via the coding sequence ATGAGCCGGCGCTGGCGCTCTAGCCGTTTCGCCGCGGGCGACGACGACCCCCTCGGACCGTTGGCCAATCTGGTCGACGTGGTGCTGGTGTTCGCCTGCGGCCTGATCGCCGCCCTGGTGGCGCAGACCGACCTGCTGACCCGGCTCGAGGCGCGCCGGCAGCCGCTGCCGGTGGAGCGCGGCCGCGAGCTGCCGGCCCTGCCCGACAGCCTCAAGGGCCAGGGCGGCGAGGGGCTGGAGAGCGTCGGCCAGGTCTATCGCGACCCGCAGACCGGCAAGCTGATCCTCATCGGCCAGTGA
- a CDS encoding MotA/TolQ/ExbB proton channel family protein: MFDSQVFTWLHLLVGWLLQPVTLGLFALLAVAVWDCGVAVGERCGGLLRWRVLPVAEIERRARRRLDRADLIARIGPMLGLMGTLIPLGPGLAALGEGNVQILSVAMRVAFDTTVFGLLAGLLGFGLGRLRRRWYDELLDQCEARAGEERADEPALAL, translated from the coding sequence ATGTTCGACAGTCAAGTATTCACCTGGCTGCACCTGCTGGTCGGCTGGCTGCTGCAGCCGGTCACCCTCGGCCTGTTCGCCCTGTTGGCCGTGGCGGTGTGGGATTGCGGGGTGGCCGTCGGCGAGCGCTGCGGCGGCCTGCTCCGCTGGCGCGTCTTGCCTGTGGCGGAGATCGAGCGGCGGGCGCGCCGGCGCCTGGACCGCGCCGACCTGATCGCGCGCATCGGCCCCATGCTCGGCCTGATGGGCACCCTGATCCCCCTGGGGCCCGGGCTGGCGGCCCTGGGCGAGGGCAATGTGCAGATCCTCAGCGTGGCCATGCGGGTGGCCTTCGACACCACGGTGTTCGGCCTGCTCGCCGGGCTGCTCGGCTTCGGCCTGGGGCGCCTGCGCCGGCGCTGGTACGACGAGCTGCTGGACCAGTGCGAGGCCCGGGCGGGCGAGGAGCGGGCCGATGAGCCGGCGCTGGCGCTCTAG
- a CDS encoding cobaltochelatase subunit CobN — protein MSMSLPRPASLLTRALSLSRRLALAACLALSAPLAGAAQINAIVSAYSAAEFAAAVAQFQRQYPGQRVSARTPEQLAELDDAALAQWLDAGQVLFGAGIFGAEVERLRPLLGRAAAAELFVLHSDHGLVQLSRAAGRPLFASREEAERLGAAKPSGALAPWLQAQQREHPRQADWLSARSYWLAGGSENIAGLLAWLAARVDAEVAVAPAKARAPLRFYQDGELRSAEQLRWRGDALVALVDHGRADRAGDQALNDALCQALGEAGLACVSLFANWGAGSLQAVRWLKEGEHPPLAAVVALQDFVIGGGEHREQVTELLGELNVPVLKGLRLEDRSEAVWQLSSDGLARDKVHYQLAMPELQGTSQAMVLAAWRERQLDPLSGIRFAIGEPLPQQVAAMSARIQRWRHLQRTANADKRLAIIYYNHPPGRHNIGADNLDVPQSLWHILQRLQAEGYDTGPLPDSPAALLELLQERGVNLPEQGDALAEMAGRVQSLGAEEYRDWFATLPAALQAEMVQGPLGYWHAQLRRALAASELQIAADILASGSSELHHVLDGVEHPARARALDLLAQLEALYRAAVAQPTQADWAQAEGLIAALAATGIEGLRGWGEGPGRVMVHDGRLLLPGLRFGKVFVGPQPPRGWEVDEELLHANLVFPPPHQYLAFYHWLREGFRADALIHLGRHSTYEFLPRRRAGLSDEDYPTQILGDLPSLYPYIVDGVGEGIQAKRRGLAVMIDHLTPPLVATPLYDDLLKLRQLIESFEAGAGQGEGPARRATIAEIKRLVGSAGLEPELRESMAEVLVTRGIDFEQVDDDLLVHEVGHYLTNIQERFMPMGLHVFGKPWRPEAVQTLLTSMGAAGAGQRQALVDSPAAEMAALLRALDGGFVAPGKGNDPIRTPQALPTGRNFHALDSSLLPSRIGWGIGREMAQQARQRPLAAEGREAVILWASDTVRDEGAMIAFGLDLLGVEPQWNGRGIVQGIRRRPLAAGEERRDLLFTTSGLFRDLYADQLALLERAVLLALDGAAATIRRDYPALRPALAAALEPLGAAAGGGSESLAVNRVAAHWVADAARRLEAGLGAEQAGSLAALRLFGVAPGAYGAGINRLVERSGSWQQRGELAQAYVSRLGHAYGLRHQGEPEQEVFRDNLKTVRRTYLGRSSNLYGLLDNNDSFDYLGGLSLAVEQVSGSTPENFVSWHNDPARVRLEPLQQALLAELRGRFLNPAWIEALMQHDYAGARTMGSEFLEYLWGWQVTNPEIIKGSAWEEVKAVYVDDRYGVGLDDFLEQGANVHVKSNMLAIMLVAIHKEFWQADAATRQQLGEQFARLVVAHGLPGSGHTRPDHPMLQWLLPQLPEELRSALQQRLQAARIHYEPAPVPSSLSEIQAPRAEPAAESGAAQGEPQALSQAFWFALALLAGLLALGVWRGRGPHTPVGG, from the coding sequence ATGAGCATGTCCCTTCCACGGCCTGCGTCTTTGCTGACGCGCGCCCTTTCCCTGAGCCGGCGCCTGGCCTTGGCCGCCTGCCTGGCGCTGAGCGCGCCGCTGGCCGGTGCGGCGCAGATCAACGCCATCGTCTCCGCCTACAGCGCCGCCGAGTTCGCCGCGGCGGTCGCCCAGTTCCAGCGCCAGTATCCCGGCCAGCGGGTCAGCGCGCGGACCCCCGAGCAGCTGGCCGAGCTGGACGATGCCGCCCTAGCGCAGTGGCTGGATGCGGGCCAGGTGCTGTTCGGCGCCGGCATCTTCGGCGCCGAGGTGGAGCGTCTGCGGCCCCTGCTGGGCCGGGCAGCCGCCGCCGAGCTGTTCGTCCTGCACAGCGACCATGGCCTGGTGCAGCTCAGCCGCGCCGCCGGCCGTCCACTGTTCGCCTCCCGCGAAGAGGCCGAGCGCCTGGGCGCGGCCAAGCCGAGCGGGGCGCTGGCCCCCTGGCTGCAGGCGCAGCAGCGCGAACACCCGCGTCAGGCCGACTGGCTGAGCGCGCGCAGCTACTGGCTGGCCGGCGGCAGCGAGAACATCGCCGGGCTGCTCGCCTGGCTGGCGGCGCGGGTGGACGCCGAGGTGGCGGTGGCGCCGGCCAAGGCGCGGGCGCCGCTGCGCTTCTACCAGGACGGCGAGCTGCGCAGCGCCGAGCAGCTGCGCTGGCGCGGCGACGCCCTGGTGGCGCTGGTCGACCACGGGCGCGCCGATCGTGCCGGCGACCAGGCGCTCAACGACGCGCTGTGCCAGGCCCTGGGCGAGGCCGGTCTGGCTTGCGTCAGCCTGTTCGCCAACTGGGGCGCGGGCTCCCTGCAGGCGGTGCGCTGGCTCAAGGAGGGCGAGCACCCGCCGTTGGCGGCGGTGGTCGCCCTGCAGGACTTCGTCATCGGCGGCGGCGAGCACCGCGAGCAGGTCACCGAGCTGCTCGGCGAGCTGAACGTGCCGGTGCTCAAGGGCCTGCGCCTGGAGGACCGCAGCGAGGCGGTCTGGCAGCTGTCCAGCGACGGCCTGGCGCGCGACAAGGTGCACTACCAGCTGGCCATGCCGGAGCTGCAGGGCACCAGCCAGGCCATGGTCCTGGCGGCCTGGCGCGAGCGCCAGCTCGACCCGCTGTCCGGCATCCGCTTCGCCATCGGCGAGCCGCTGCCGCAGCAGGTCGCCGCGATGAGCGCGCGCATCCAGCGCTGGCGACACCTGCAGCGCACGGCCAACGCCGACAAGCGCCTGGCGATCATCTACTACAACCATCCGCCGGGCCGGCACAACATCGGCGCGGACAACCTCGACGTGCCGCAGTCGCTGTGGCACATCCTCCAGCGCCTGCAGGCCGAGGGCTACGACACCGGGCCGCTGCCGGACAGCCCCGCGGCGCTGCTCGAACTGCTGCAGGAGCGCGGCGTCAACCTGCCGGAGCAGGGCGACGCCCTGGCCGAGATGGCCGGCAGGGTGCAGAGCCTGGGCGCTGAGGAGTACCGCGACTGGTTCGCCACGCTGCCGGCCGCGCTGCAGGCGGAGATGGTCCAGGGCCCCCTGGGTTACTGGCACGCCCAGCTGCGCCGGGCCCTGGCGGCCTCCGAGCTGCAGATCGCCGCGGATATCCTGGCCAGCGGCTCCAGCGAGCTGCACCACGTGCTCGATGGAGTCGAGCACCCGGCGCGGGCTCGGGCCCTGGACCTGCTGGCGCAGCTCGAGGCGCTGTACCGCGCGGCCGTGGCGCAGCCGACCCAGGCCGACTGGGCCCAGGCCGAGGGGCTGATCGCGGCGCTGGCGGCGACCGGCATCGAGGGCCTGCGCGGCTGGGGCGAGGGCCCGGGGCGGGTGATGGTCCACGACGGCCGCCTGCTGTTGCCGGGGCTGCGCTTCGGCAAGGTGTTCGTCGGCCCGCAGCCGCCGCGCGGCTGGGAGGTGGACGAGGAGCTGCTGCACGCCAACCTGGTGTTCCCGCCGCCGCATCAGTACCTGGCCTTCTACCACTGGCTGCGCGAGGGTTTCCGTGCCGACGCGCTGATCCACCTCGGCCGCCACTCCACCTACGAGTTCCTGCCGCGGCGGCGGGCGGGCCTGAGCGACGAGGACTATCCGACGCAGATACTCGGCGATCTGCCGAGCCTCTACCCCTACATAGTCGACGGGGTCGGCGAGGGCATCCAGGCCAAGCGCCGCGGCCTGGCGGTGATGATCGACCACCTGACTCCGCCGCTGGTGGCCACGCCGCTGTACGACGACCTGCTCAAGCTGCGCCAGCTGATCGAGAGCTTCGAGGCCGGCGCCGGGCAGGGCGAGGGGCCGGCGCGACGCGCCACCATCGCCGAGATCAAGCGCCTGGTCGGCAGCGCCGGCCTGGAACCGGAGCTGCGCGAATCCATGGCCGAGGTGCTGGTCACCCGCGGCATCGACTTCGAGCAGGTCGATGACGACCTGCTGGTGCACGAGGTCGGCCATTACCTGACCAACATCCAGGAACGCTTCATGCCCATGGGCCTGCACGTGTTCGGCAAGCCCTGGCGGCCCGAGGCGGTGCAGACCCTGCTGACCTCCATGGGCGCCGCCGGGGCGGGCCAGCGCCAGGCCCTGGTCGACTCGCCGGCGGCCGAGATGGCGGCGCTGCTGCGCGCCCTGGACGGCGGCTTCGTCGCCCCCGGCAAGGGCAACGACCCGATCCGCACGCCGCAGGCGCTGCCCACCGGGCGCAACTTCCACGCCCTGGACAGCAGCCTGCTGCCCAGCCGCATCGGCTGGGGCATCGGCCGCGAGATGGCGCAGCAGGCGCGGCAGCGGCCGCTCGCCGCCGAGGGCCGCGAGGCGGTGATCCTCTGGGCCTCGGACACGGTGCGCGACGAAGGCGCGATGATCGCCTTCGGCCTCGACCTGCTCGGCGTCGAGCCGCAGTGGAACGGTCGTGGCATCGTCCAGGGCATCCGGCGCCGGCCCCTGGCGGCGGGGGAGGAGCGCCGCGACCTGCTGTTCACCACCTCCGGGCTGTTCCGCGACCTCTACGCCGACCAGCTGGCGCTGCTCGAACGGGCGGTGCTGCTGGCCCTGGACGGCGCCGCTGCAACCATCCGCCGCGACTACCCGGCGCTGCGTCCGGCCCTGGCCGCGGCCCTGGAGCCCCTCGGCGCGGCGGCCGGCGGCGGCAGCGAGAGCCTGGCGGTCAACCGCGTCGCCGCCCATTGGGTGGCGGACGCCGCGCGGCGCCTGGAGGCCGGGCTCGGTGCCGAGCAGGCCGGCAGCCTGGCGGCCCTGCGCCTGTTCGGCGTGGCCCCGGGGGCCTATGGCGCCGGCATCAACCGCCTGGTGGAGCGCTCCGGCAGCTGGCAGCAACGCGGCGAACTGGCCCAGGCCTATGTCAGCCGCCTCGGCCATGCCTACGGCCTGCGCCACCAGGGCGAGCCGGAGCAGGAGGTGTTCCGCGACAACCTCAAGACGGTGCGCCGCACCTACCTCGGGCGCTCCAGCAACCTCTACGGCCTGCTCGACAACAACGACTCCTTCGATTACCTGGGCGGCCTGAGCCTGGCGGTGGAGCAGGTCTCCGGCAGCACCCCGGAGAACTTCGTCAGCTGGCACAACGACCCGGCGCGGGTGCGCCTGGAGCCGCTGCAGCAGGCGCTGCTGGCCGAGCTGCGCGGGCGCTTCCTCAACCCGGCCTGGATCGAGGCGCTGATGCAGCACGACTACGCCGGCGCGCGGACCATGGGCAGCGAGTTCCTCGAATACCTCTGGGGCTGGCAGGTGACCAACCCGGAGATCATCAAGGGCAGCGCCTGGGAGGAGGTCAAGGCGGTGTATGTCGACGACCGCTATGGCGTCGGCCTGGACGACTTCCTCGAACAGGGCGCCAACGTGCATGTGAAGAGCAACATGCTGGCGATCATGCTGGTGGCCATCCACAAGGAGTTCTGGCAGGCCGACGCGGCCACCCGCCAGCAGCTCGGCGAACAGTTCGCCCGCCTGGTGGTCGCCCACGGCCTGCCCGGCAGCGGCCACACCCGGCCGGATCACCCCATGCTGCAGTGGCTGCTGCCGCAGCTGCCGGAGGAGCTGCGCAGCGCCCTGCAGCAGCGCCTGCAGGCGGCGCGCATCCACTACGAGCCGGCGCCGGTGCCGAGCAGCCTCAGCGAGATCCAGGCGCCCCGGGCCGAGCCCGCCGCCGAATCGGGCGCCGCCCAAGGCGAGCCCCAAGCCCTGAGCCAGGCATTCTGGTTCGCCCTGGCGCTGCTGGCCGGCCTGCTCGCCCTGGGCGTCTGGCGCGGCCGCGGCCCACATACCCCGGTAGGAGGTTAA
- a CDS encoding GFA family protein — MKYRGSCHCGQVAFEVEGEIAGAMACNCSICQRKGALLWFVPRDRLSLLTPDSDAATYSFNKHVIQHRFCPRCGIHPFGEGTDPKGNAMAAINIRCLEGIDLDAVPVQQFDGRAL, encoded by the coding sequence ATGAAATACCGAGGAAGCTGTCACTGTGGCCAGGTGGCGTTCGAGGTGGAGGGCGAGATCGCCGGAGCCATGGCCTGCAACTGTTCGATCTGCCAGCGCAAGGGTGCCTTGCTGTGGTTCGTCCCGCGGGACCGGTTGAGCCTGCTGACCCCGGACAGCGACGCCGCCACCTACAGCTTCAACAAGCATGTGATCCAGCACCGCTTCTGCCCGCGCTGCGGCATCCACCCCTTCGGCGAAGGCACCGACCCCAAGGGCAATGCCATGGCGGCGATCAATATCCGCTGCCTGGAAGGCATCGACCTGGACGCCGTGCCGGTTCAGCAGTTCGACGGCAGGGCGCTGTAG
- a CDS encoding O-methyltransferase: protein MTNRTLNLDDDLYRYLLDVSLRETPLQERLRAETARLANARWQIAPEQGQFMALLVKLIGARKLVEVGTFTGYSALCMAAALPDDGRLICCDIPGDYNAVAERYWREAGLAGRIEQRLAPALETLAALEAEGLAGSIDLIFIDADKANYPAYFEQALRLVRQGGLILFDNTLWSGRVLEQSPDSSDTRAIQALNLALRDDARIDLSLLPLGDGLTLCRKR from the coding sequence ATGACCAACCGCACCCTGAATCTCGACGACGACCTGTACCGCTACTTGCTGGATGTGTCCCTGCGCGAAACCCCGCTGCAGGAGCGTCTGCGCGCCGAGACCGCCCGGCTGGCCAACGCCCGGTGGCAGATCGCCCCGGAGCAGGGCCAGTTCATGGCCCTGCTGGTCAAGCTGATCGGTGCCAGAAAGCTGGTCGAGGTCGGCACCTTCACCGGCTACAGCGCCCTGTGCATGGCGGCGGCGCTGCCGGACGACGGCCGGCTGATCTGCTGCGACATCCCCGGCGACTACAACGCCGTGGCCGAGCGCTACTGGCGCGAGGCGGGGCTGGCCGGGCGCATCGAGCAGCGCCTGGCGCCGGCCCTGGAGACCCTCGCCGCGCTGGAGGCCGAGGGGCTGGCCGGCAGCATCGACCTGATCTTCATCGACGCCGACAAGGCCAACTACCCGGCCTACTTCGAACAGGCCCTGCGGCTGGTGCGCCAAGGGGGCCTGATCCTGTTCGACAACACCCTGTGGAGCGGCCGGGTGCTGGAGCAGAGCCCGGATAGCTCCGACACCCGGGCCATCCAGGCGCTCAACCTGGCGCTGCGCGACGACGCGCGCATCGACCTGTCCCTGCTGCCGCTGGGCGACGGCCTGACCCTGTGCCGCAAGCGCTGA
- a CDS encoding C40 family peptidase — protein MPVTSRVALLLLIALLGACAGQSPAPTSIQIPTGSPHGSSADVLFRALGLVGTPYRYGGNTPDGGFDCSGLIGYVYRDAAGIRLPRSTRELSALRAPTIASREALQSGDLVFFATNGGRQVSHAGIYVGEGRFVHAPSSGGTVRLDSLSNSYWQRTYLDAKRVFGAELARNP, from the coding sequence ATGCCCGTCACGTCCCGTGTCGCCCTGTTGCTCCTCATTGCGCTGCTCGGCGCCTGTGCCGGCCAGTCGCCCGCACCCACCAGTATCCAGATACCGACCGGTAGCCCCCACGGCAGCTCCGCCGACGTGCTGTTCCGTGCCCTCGGCCTGGTCGGCACGCCCTACCGCTACGGCGGCAACACCCCGGACGGCGGTTTCGACTGCAGCGGCCTGATCGGCTACGTCTACCGCGACGCCGCCGGCATCCGCCTGCCCCGTTCCACCCGCGAGCTCAGTGCCCTGCGCGCGCCGACCATCGCCAGCCGCGAGGCCCTGCAGAGCGGCGACCTGGTGTTCTTCGCCACCAACGGTGGGCGCCAGGTCAGCCACGCCGGCATCTATGTCGGCGAGGGGCGCTTCGTCCACGCCCCGTCCAGCGGCGGCACCGTGCGTCTGGACAGCCTGAGCAACAGCTACTGGCAGCGCACCTACCTGGACGCCAAGCGCGTGTTCGGCGCCGAACTGGCGCGCAATCCCTGA
- a CDS encoding C40 family peptidase has product MRKRFAPLVPLALVLFLAACAGQSPQTQSGVFGPLSKSDTFVSKAPHAEPTEQELADLTDDQPYEMPQLADSILSHGLSLVGTRYRFGGSSVKSGFDCSGFIGYLFREEAGLQLPRSTREMINIDAPLVERDELEPGDLVFFSTNGRGRVSHAGIYLGDDQFIHSASRRSGGVRVDSLDDRYWKRSFLEAKRVLAMAPDEAQERHP; this is encoded by the coding sequence ATGCGCAAACGCTTCGCACCCCTCGTGCCCCTCGCACTGGTCTTGTTCCTCGCCGCCTGCGCCGGCCAGTCTCCGCAGACTCAATCCGGCGTGTTCGGCCCACTCAGCAAATCGGACACCTTCGTATCCAAGGCACCCCACGCCGAGCCCACGGAACAAGAGCTCGCCGACCTTACCGACGATCAGCCCTACGAGATGCCCCAGTTGGCCGACAGCATCCTGTCCCATGGCCTGTCGCTGGTCGGCACCCGCTACCGCTTCGGCGGCAGCTCGGTGAAGTCGGGCTTCGACTGCAGCGGCTTCATCGGCTACCTGTTCCGCGAAGAGGCGGGCCTGCAGCTGCCGCGTTCCACCCGCGAGATGATCAATATCGATGCGCCGCTGGTCGAGCGCGACGAGCTGGAGCCGGGCGACCTGGTGTTCTTCAGCACCAACGGCCGCGGCCGCGTCAGCCACGCCGGCATCTACCTGGGCGATGACCAGTTCATCCATTCCGCCAGCCGCCGCAGCGGTGGCGTGCGGGTCGACAGCCTGGACGACCGCTACTGGAAACGCAGTTTCCTCGAGGCCAAGCGCGTGCTGGCCATGGCGCCGGACGAGGCGCAGGAGCGCCATCCCTGA
- a CDS encoding NAD-dependent deacylase: MEADIQRVALAIARAERILVITGAGLSADSGLPTYRGLGGLYNGHTDEGLPIEAALSGSMLRRDPALCWKYLAELGKACLGARANAGHFALAELQRRKPQCWLLTQNIDGYHRAAGSPVERLIEIHGELAPLFCQSCGAEDAELAEHLARPLPPHCRLCGGILRPPVVLFEEMLPETAVDSLYTELGKGFELVLSVGTSASFPYIIEPVLRTRQAGGLTVEVNPARTDLSELVDIHLQGRALDVLPRLLGHIVRP; the protein is encoded by the coding sequence ATGGAGGCGGACATCCAGCGGGTCGCCCTGGCTATCGCCCGGGCCGAGCGCATCCTGGTGATCACCGGCGCGGGGCTGTCCGCCGATTCCGGGCTGCCCACCTATCGCGGCCTCGGCGGTCTGTACAACGGCCACACGGACGAGGGGCTGCCGATCGAGGCGGCGCTGTCCGGGTCCATGCTGCGGCGCGATCCGGCGCTGTGCTGGAAGTACCTGGCCGAGCTGGGCAAGGCCTGCCTCGGCGCCCGGGCCAATGCCGGTCACTTCGCCCTCGCCGAGCTGCAGCGGCGCAAGCCCCAGTGCTGGCTGCTGACCCAGAACATCGACGGCTACCACCGCGCCGCCGGCAGCCCGGTCGAGCGCCTGATCGAGATCCATGGCGAACTGGCGCCGCTGTTCTGCCAGTCCTGCGGCGCCGAGGATGCCGAGTTGGCCGAGCACCTGGCGCGGCCCTTGCCCCCGCATTGCCGGCTCTGTGGCGGCATCCTGCGCCCGCCGGTGGTGCTGTTCGAGGAAATGCTCCCGGAGACCGCCGTCGACAGCCTCTACACCGAGCTGGGCAAGGGCTTCGAGTTGGTGCTGAGCGTCGGCACCAGTGCCAGCTTCCCCTACATCATCGAACCGGTGTTGCGCACCCGCCAGGCCGGCGGACTGACGGTGGAAGTCAATCCGGCCCGCACCGATCTGAGCGAACTGGTCGATATCCACCTGCAGGGGCGGGCCTTAGATGTGCTGCCGAGATTGCTGGGTCACATCGTGCGCCCATAG
- a CDS encoding DNA-3-methyladenine glycosylase I, whose amino-acid sequence MRDYQWLNEYCLNRFGSAAALEAMLPQPASADELRALSDDRYLSLLSLRIFRAGLKHSLVDAKWPAFEEVFFGFAPEKVVLMGGERLENLMQDARLIRHLGKLKSVPRNAQFILDVRRERGGFGALIADWPVTDIVGLWQYLAKHGSQLGGLSAPRLLRMVGKDTFIPTNDMVAALKAQGIVDKAPTSQKDRAAVQAAFNQWHAQSGRPLCQLSVMLAHTVNH is encoded by the coding sequence ATGCGCGACTATCAATGGCTGAACGAATACTGCCTGAACCGCTTCGGCTCGGCGGCGGCACTGGAGGCCATGCTGCCACAGCCGGCGAGTGCGGACGAGCTGCGTGCGCTGAGTGACGACCGCTACCTGTCGCTGCTCAGCCTGAGGATCTTCCGCGCCGGCCTCAAGCACAGCCTGGTGGACGCCAAATGGCCGGCCTTCGAGGAGGTGTTCTTCGGCTTCGCCCCGGAAAAGGTCGTGCTGATGGGGGGCGAGCGCCTGGAGAACCTGATGCAGGACGCGCGGCTGATCCGTCATCTGGGCAAGCTCAAGAGCGTGCCGCGCAACGCCCAGTTCATCCTCGATGTGCGGCGGGAACGGGGCGGCTTCGGCGCCTTGATCGCCGACTGGCCGGTGACCGATATCGTCGGCCTGTGGCAGTACCTGGCCAAGCACGGCAGCCAGTTGGGGGGCTTGTCGGCGCCGCGCTTGCTGCGCATGGTCGGCAAGGACACCTTCATCCCCACCAACGACATGGTCGCCGCGCTCAAGGCCCAGGGCATAGTCGACAAGGCGCCCACCAGCCAGAAGGACCGGGCCGCGGTGCAGGCGGCGTTCAATCAGTGGCACGCCCAGAGCGGCCGGCCGCTGTGCCAGCTGTCGGTGATGCTGGCCCATACCGTCAATCATTGA
- a CDS encoding helix-turn-helix domain-containing protein has protein sequence MDIAEVAKRAGVPASTLRFYEEKGLIASLGRQGERRRFAPGVLDQLALIALGQSAGFTLDEIRSMFAADGAPAIDRQLLLAKAEELDGTIKRLRAMSRGLRHAAACPAPSHAECPTFQRLVKAAASSAHARKYNKAEPGRRRR, from the coding sequence ATGGATATTGCCGAAGTCGCCAAGCGCGCCGGTGTGCCGGCCTCGACCCTGCGTTTCTACGAGGAGAAGGGGCTGATCGCCTCCCTCGGTCGCCAGGGTGAGCGCCGCCGCTTTGCGCCGGGGGTGCTGGATCAGCTGGCGCTGATTGCCCTCGGCCAGTCGGCGGGCTTCACCCTGGATGAGATCCGCTCGATGTTCGCCGCCGACGGGGCGCCGGCAATCGATCGCCAGCTGCTTCTGGCCAAGGCCGAGGAGCTGGATGGGACTATCAAGCGGCTGCGGGCCATGAGCAGAGGGCTGCGCCATGCGGCGGCCTGCCCGGCCCCGAGCCACGCCGAATGCCCCACCTTCCAGCGCCTGGTCAAGGCGGCGGCGTCGAGTGCGCACGCGCGCAAGTACAACAAGGCCGAGCCAGGGCGCCGGCGCCGCTAA
- a CDS encoding DUF2938 domain-containing protein, whose product MTQLMQDIALTAGIGIGATAVMDAWLLLLKRLGVPTLNFAFIGRWVAHLLRGRLAHPAIAQAEPVRGELALGWLMHYATGIAFAGLLLASEGMAWAHSPTPLPALLIGMATVAIPLLVIQPAMGAGFVSLKTPTPLRNCFKSLVNHSVFGLGLYLAAVPLAWLGR is encoded by the coding sequence ATGACGCAACTCATGCAAGACATCGCCCTGACAGCAGGCATCGGCATCGGCGCGACGGCGGTCATGGACGCCTGGCTGCTGCTGTTGAAACGCCTGGGAGTCCCCACGCTGAACTTCGCCTTCATCGGCCGCTGGGTCGCCCACCTGCTGCGCGGCAGGCTGGCCCACCCGGCCATCGCCCAGGCCGAGCCGGTCAGAGGCGAGCTCGCCCTGGGCTGGCTGATGCACTACGCCACCGGCATCGCCTTCGCCGGCCTGCTGCTGGCCAGCGAAGGCATGGCCTGGGCCCACAGCCCGACCCCGCTGCCGGCACTGCTCATCGGCATGGCCACGGTCGCCATTCCCTTGCTGGTGATTCAACCGGCGATGGGCGCCGGCTTCGTCTCCCTCAAGACGCCCACGCCACTGCGCAACTGCTTCAAGAGCCTGGTCAACCACAGCGTGTTCGGCCTGGGCCTCTACCTGGCCGCCGTGCCGCTCGCCTGGCTGGGGCGATAA
- a CDS encoding flavodoxin family protein, which translates to MKKIAVIYHSAHGHTEHIAGHVAEGAGLVSDTEVQLVQAQALTARPDELLAFDGYILGSPTYLGGVSAPVKAFMDATGGLWRHQQLRGRLAAGFTVSALPAGDKQSTLLSMFVFCMQHGMLWVGNPILPEQHLGVPYDEAANRLGSWSGLMAQADKASAANAFAPGDIKTARLFGQNFAETLHRLQGSGTHQHSTEPLR; encoded by the coding sequence ATGAAGAAAATCGCGGTCATCTACCACAGTGCCCACGGGCACACCGAACACATCGCCGGTCACGTGGCCGAAGGGGCGGGACTGGTGTCCGACACCGAGGTTCAACTGGTACAGGCCCAGGCCCTCACCGCCCGGCCGGATGAGCTGCTCGCGTTCGACGGCTACATCCTCGGTTCACCCACCTACCTGGGCGGGGTCAGCGCACCGGTCAAGGCCTTCATGGATGCCACGGGAGGGCTGTGGCGCCACCAACAACTGCGCGGGCGGCTCGCGGCGGGCTTCACCGTGTCGGCGCTGCCGGCCGGCGACAAGCAATCGACCCTGTTGTCGATGTTCGTGTTCTGCATGCAACACGGCATGCTCTGGGTCGGCAACCCCATCCTGCCGGAGCAGCACCTGGGCGTGCCATACGACGAGGCGGCGAATCGCCTCGGCTCCTGGTCGGGGCTGATGGCCCAGGCCGACAAGGCCTCGGCCGCCAACGCGTTTGCGCCGGGGGATATCAAGACCGCGCGCCTGTTCGGGCAGAACTTCGCCGAGACGCTGCACCGCCTGCAGGGCAGCGGCACACACCAGCACAGCACGGAGCCCCTCAGATGA
- a CDS encoding DUF2798 domain-containing protein, with product MIARKYSPLLFALVLSGLMSLLVSGISTFRAVGPIAGFATLWLGAWLAAWLFAFPSVLLVTPLARGLVERLVEKP from the coding sequence ATGATCGCGCGCAAATACAGCCCACTGCTCTTCGCCCTGGTCCTCTCGGGGCTCATGTCGCTACTGGTCTCCGGCATCTCCACCTTCCGCGCCGTTGGCCCGATAGCCGGCTTCGCCACGCTGTGGCTCGGCGCCTGGCTGGCCGCCTGGTTGTTCGCCTTTCCCAGCGTGCTGCTGGTCACCCCGCTGGCCCGCGGGCTGGTCGAACGGCTGGTGGAGAAGCCATAG